The genomic interval tatagTTTCATTGAAAGCCTAAATCAGTCTGAACAATGATACCAATTAGCAAACACAATAATGATGAACAATGGCTTGAAAACAGTAACTTCATTATTGAAGGGTCGTATATGAATGCTACTTGTTAATGCGGAGAAGAATAGAATTCTTATGCATCTATTTGTTGACTTTTTGCTGagctgaatttttttttacacatataatttttatttttattttttatattaatagcAACTATTTGATTGATGTATGTTacaaaattatgtaatttaacAACTacctttttttaatgttttatttactcTTTTAATTGATAAGAGAAATGTTAAATCAACCATGGGGTGACGGATCCCGGAGAAAAGCAAAGGCAAGACGATGTAGTGTTGTcacagggaaaaaaaaaataattattaggtCAACCGCTAGGGTCAACGTATTAACTTGCTCAACTCGCCcggcaagaaacaaaatattgtATAACCCTTGAAAATTGGAACTCCAATATAAACGAAAGGAGAAGAGCCTTCCGAGAAACCTCAGATATCAGTGTCAGTAATTTTTCGAGAAGCAGCTGGCTTGCCcagaaaaaaatgttaaatcttctttttctcaaataatttttggaaCATATCCATTGATCAAACAGAAAGACAAGTCAAACAATTATGAAACGttttcatattaataaatatacagAATGGCACAAATTTGTTGGGCTATTTATGTTGGAAATATGAgacaaaataacttttttgaaAGATCAGATCAGCCAGAACAACAACACCCATCGACAAACTGAACGGTGATGAACAGTAGATTGACAACAGTATTCTTTGTTATTTACCAACGAAGGTTGCAATGATAACCTTGTGGTTGCAACCGGGAACCAAATAGTTGCTTCCTGCAACTATGAATTTATCATCCGACCAACAAATACCGACTCAGAGAAAATTCCTCAAGGCATGTGCAAATCATTGTCCTAAAGGGTAATTTTCCCTATACTAAAACATCTGGCGATCTCATATCCTTATAGTCATTTTTAGGATCATCAAGATAATTCATTTGCAAATCATCTTGACAGGGGTGGACccagaaattttaattaggcAGTgttaaataaagaatttatgaatttattgaatatGTTTTTTGTGAACATagcaaaaaaatattcaaaagatACTGCAACATCAATAAACATGCTCTAAAggaagtaattaaaaaaataaattactattttgatattgaattttaaaggTTCCAACATTAGAAtaacttaattataaatactattttagttattttaataaagattgATTTCAGGACAaacttgagaaaaaaaaaactaaaaatgaaagtaacataaaatttaagggATATTGAGTAATTTTTTGGTCTAGCCCGGTCTAGTCCCCACACCACACGCCACTGCATTTGGATCTGGTCTTACAAACATATTTTTGCTACTCTGGATATGGCACCATGAGGATATTGTCCTCTGCCAACATCTGTGGATAACTCTCTGATTTCCTCCTGTAATTTGAActtgaatattaattaacagcgtaaaaaaaacaagtaatgaaaaagaaagctgGATTTATAAGTTGAAAGAATTGACAAATTAATTACCCGGAGCTCAGGATAGCCATATTTCATAATGTGTCCAACACTAACATTTTGGTCGTTGACAGCTTGATAGTTGGCATGAGTCGTCCTACTCATATAGCGATTGAATTCACTCGGACGGACGGCAGCAAACACATGGAGAGGAGTGTTCCCCTTGGCATCTCCCTCATTTATAAGGATCCTCGCAAACGGGTTTCTTAGAAGAGGTTTTAAATCTTGCAATTGAAAACTGGCCACAgcataatgaagaaaattccATCTCCTGTTATCGACCAGTTCAAAACATTCTGGAGCAAGAGAAAGAATTGTTTCAACTGTTCGGGCATGTCCTCGGCCCGCTGCCAAATGAAGAGCTGTCATCTTTCGATCTTTGTCAGCAATGTTTGTAGCAGTTTGATCAATTTCTAATAAATCATTTATCCAGTACTTCCCATGATATGCAGCGTAATGAATCGGAGTCCACCCATATTGATCTGTTACTTTAAGCAGACTCTTCTTTCTTCCAAATAATTGTCGCATCGCATGATGATCTCCTTCTGAGAATACAGAgacaaaagataaataaaattataattcgaattgaatttttaaccACCACCTCGGAGGATTTGAACTCCGATAGCCggataaatataattacatgAAAATCATTCTGCCAGGCCTCAGGGCCAACTACaaacttaattaaaacaaCACTCCAAGAGTGATAAAAAAGCATGAACAAACTTACAAGAAAAGATATCAAGAATCAAATTCCCACTATTAATTAAACTTACTGAAATCAAAGTACATAACTGCAGCATGTAAAGCCGTCTTTCCGTTGGGGCCTTCATGGGACAATGATGTACAGTTTTCTAACAAGGTAAGCACCATATCGGAAGACTCAGACTCAGCAGCCATGTAGAGCGGTGTTTTGCCATAATCATTTGCTGAATATGGATAATCCGGGTCTTCTCTCGTCAGTATTTTCACCACCTCCATGTTGCCAGGAAACATTGCGTCGTGCAGTGCTgtattcttcttattattcaCCATCCTAATCATCTGCCTTGCAGCTTCATCTCCATCTTGAGCTAATTTTGCTCGGTCAATAAGAACTCTCACTATATCAGAATGGCCGAATTTTGCTGCAACGTGGAGTGGAGTATCGCCTTTGGCATTAACTTGTATTAGCAGTGCTGGGCATATCTCAAGTATTTCTTCTACGAACTTGGTTGACGCATTTTCTGCGTCTTGACACATGATGTTGATATGCAGGATTGTGTTCCTGGTCTGTAATGTTAACAAGCTCTCAATTACTTCTCTTGCCATATCTTTGAAGGGTTCAGCATTGCCATCAGCTGCAGCCTTTAACAACTTTGGATCCGTTTGTGACTGATTCGCGGCTTTGCTGCCCAATGATGGAGCTTCCTCAAACTCAATGGAAATAATAGAATCCATGTTGGCTAAGTTGATCTATTAGGTAAGGGTATGTAGTAGTTTATGCATGTGTGTGTGGAGAAGTGTAGTATTTTTCACACTAATTAGAATCTTAAATCTTTTGCAAGCCAAGTATCAAAATTCTTTACCTCGATTCCTTCCtacatattaaaaagtaaatggaAGATGATCAGTCCTTATCTTAGGAGTTAGAAAAGAGAGTCCGAATCAGATGCCACATAATCGTGTAAAATCTGTCAAGCAGTTATCCTGAATACAAAGCAAGAATCTGTATGGAAGGAAAGAGATCAATAAGATTGTGAAAATGAAAGGAATAATCTCATGAAATCATTGTACAATTAAGTAGTGATTCTTACCATGTGAAGTATCTTGCCCTGCATATAAATAGCAAAACTCTATACCAAGAAGTCACACGGCAATGATAAACCATTCTCCCAGTGTAATTCTATCTGGTAGTTTTTATTCCTTTAGAATTTTaacttggtatcagagcaggAAACGGCTTCATCCAGTTCAATTAACACCACCAGTTCCGCTGCCAGAACACAACCAGAAACCAGCAGCCAGCCACTTTTACATGGCACTAAATTGTagtttaaaatacattaaaacaTGATGGTCTACAGTTCGTTGTCATCGCCGGCAGCATTTCtgggttttgttttatttaataggaaattaaaaaaaataatgctaaTGCTAAGCAAACTCAGGGTCCCTCTGGGGTCAACACGGCAGCTGCTGTATTATGTGTGCATTGTACACCATTATGCTGGCTTATGGAGCTACTTAGCATGAAATAATGTAGTCTCATGTTAGTCACACTGCCCACTTACAAAGTTTGAAATGTGTAATATGTATTAAGGTTTGTTACAAACCTTCAATAATGGGTTGAGGGATAAAATCATTGCTTTagtatttttgaatttttaaatgagGGAAAGGGTCTTATTTTTGGGTTCGGAGGGtcgaaaatattaaaatagttaaCAACCAGGACTAAGTTAAGTTAGAGATAGGATTGAAAATGGATTTTTGGAGGTAGATTGCATTCTCATGTAATGCACTCCGCAGAGACATGGGGCATCCTCGTTGACTTTCATGTTGACCAAAGGTTGATTGACTGTTGTATGCGACCTAACGTAGACCTGGCCGCTCGAAATTGCGATCTCTGAAGAACGGGCCGCTTGACCCGCCTATGTTTTTAACGCGATTGATCAGTCTATTTTGGCCACTGATTTTACTCCAAGTTGACGGTTCTGAAGGTGCCACATCACCTGATTCTGAGCCTTTGACCCGTATCATCAAGTGGCCGTTTTTGGATCCGTTTTTAATAACCTTCCATCGAATTTCATCGCTAACCAGCTAGCCGTCCCTCtggaaaaagcaaaaaaagcAAGCAACAGAGGTGGCCCTTTCGGGTGAGCCGACTTTGAAGATTATTAGTGGAACttggataatttattttttggaatatAACGTGGAATAATTCATTGAGTgggtttattatttttttcttaaaattttatttttaactgttaaaataagtttggtgaaaaccatcacctataatttaagaatattCATGTTGTATTattaagaattaataataaaattatgcgAAAGCGTACCTGAATCCATAATGCTTAATTGTTCTCTAAAAATATGTGGTTGACCTTCCAGATCAATACGTTCTCCTAAAGAGTCTTTTAATTCTCTCTGCGAACTCTCTCTCTGATGATGAGATGTAAGAAAGAATGGAAAAATACATGTGACCTAGGGACCATAACCACTTATAtagacaatttttttcttttgtcattatgtattcttaattttgtctATCATAGAATTAGAATACCATTAGATCTCTAAACATTAAAGGCTCACACCCTATTAGATACATTAAAGCTCATTATACCGAAAACCTTAACATATCACCTTTAATTGGGTTTAACCTTATATGATAATTTGtaacacataattatttacatataagcCCAACGTTGAATTAAGGATCCAACaatattggattaaaaaaatctaataatctCCCACTTGGGCTATATGTGTAACCTTATAATTATGTTCTGCAAAAATAACCGTATGAGCACAACCTTACTGTCATTACTGAAATGTATCCACAGCCAATTTGATTCATCAATCATATCAACATCGGATCAAAGCGGCATTTTTTATAACTATTGTAACTTGACTCATCGATGGTCACTATGTCAATACAAAACTAAATGACATGAATCATAATATGGATGTGtagtataaaatttttatacaatGTGATCTTAACATGTCTATTTCCAACTGGTCCATCTTAAAACTTAGTGGATCAAACCATACTAAAATCAAAGTGTGAGTAAACCAAAACTTTATTTCTACAGAAAACAAGCTGAAATATCCATAAACtgaaataactgaaaaatgTCTATATTACAAGAGCATCTGAAATCACAAACTCTCACTAAAACTGAATATCCTTTAATAACACGACACTCATACGAGCAATATGCTCATGAAACATTTTACCCATTGGACCATTTGTATCTATATGCATTAGGATCTCGATTCATGAATCTCTCGATTCgagaaatcaaaatcagaagAGCGACCTAGTATTGTTACTACCTCCGACCGAGAAATTGAGAATTAAGAGAATGCATCGAAAGTTTGGGTGGTAAACATTTTGGGTAGTAATCCCTTAATAAGTGGATCCGCAATCATGGAGTTTGTACTGACGTGCTCTATAAACAATTGTCTACTCTGAACTCTTTCTTTAACAACTAGGAACTTGATGTCTATATACTTCGACTTCGTCGAGCTCCTATTGTTATTAGAATACAACACTGTGGGCTTATTGTCACAAAATAATATGAGTGGTCTATCAACACCAtcttgttagcctaaagggctatatattttgtaattttgatgataacaaatatatatcttaagtaatatgataaatattgtatttcatattttcactagttcttgaaggataatatttatgtaagtgaattgcatgaaattaagcttaagacactcaacggacaatgGTGTGATCAAGAACAAAGTTTAGCCCAACGGAGTCATTATTGcgacaaattcttgtaaaggcagtatgatttaatatatgcatggtttagaatttgagaagctcaagcttttatttaataaatcattacttttcataaactaaaaggttttatatttataagataaagtattttgtggatttgagtaatttggattaaattgaaaaagttttgagaactttgaaatcaataaGCATTATggtaaaattatgaaaagaatttttttttaaatattttaaagttttgcgccatagtataatttcagaaaaaatttagaaattctgaagtTGGATctatttgcaaaattttataacattttagGCCATAGTCAAATTACTAAAAGTTTtaggtaaaaatataattttaaaaatagtgtTACTGTAGTTTCCATCTCTGTGTGATTATACGAAGTAAGGAGCTTCTCGAAGATAAGCGTGAAAACTAAGTTCTACAGAAAGGGTTGCTGTTGGAGTTGAAGACAGACCGAATGACCGATGGGGTATTGTTGGCTGTTGCACAGCAACCTGTGTTTTTTCTTCGAAGCTAGCACTTGGCTTTTGATAGATTCCATCtggtcattaatttttttaatcgatTTTGAGGGTTGAAGATACATTTCTTTGCTATATCAAGAGCAGTATGCTTTTGTGTTCTGTTATTAAAGAATGGCGATGGTCCTTTGTCTCAACGTGATTAATTGTTTGCCTATGTTTTCCATTCTCTTGTGATTATATATAGTGGcctttttattcataataatatttttgtattttttggtATTTGGCTTGTTTGGATGTGTACTCATAGTAGACAAGAAAGAGGCAAAAGGGCAGTCTGAAGGAAATTCCTGGCTTTGTGATGGTTATGGGCGCAGCACCCTTTCGAGATTTTGTGACGGCGTTTTTGCAGTCACAACATACCTTTTGTCACCCTCGGGACACGGTTATAAACTCGGGGACCCTCGCATATGTCACCGCTGTTTGCTGTCATATAGCAGTCACAAAAGAGCTTCTGTGAGggtaaataagtaaattagaTAAACCACTAGTTCTTGTAGTTTAACTTATTATGTTTATAACTCACTCAATGGTtaacacataaaatattacatcattaactattttaattaagtatctaAAGGGAAtaagtataatattatttttagtaactttgtaattactttattttattttttttgtagtgATATACAATAGAAATTCGTTGGGATTTAATCAAAtcacatttattataaatgacAAACCTAGACTAGAAATACCTACCCCTCTTACATTAGAGAGATATATCAGACAAAAACTTGAACATGTGCCCTCAATAGGTTCTTTACTACTTGGCTAAAGACCGAATAATATTAATGAGTGTTGCTTATGATTGAGTAGTGAATTTGACTCCTTCACTTTAACTCAATAATCCctactttttctattttaaattgaaatgtcTAAACTACccaccaaaataattttaatttttaagaactCTAGAGTAATGAAGAAAGTTTAAGAAGAAATTagattgttaataaataaaaaatcgttgatgaagatgatgtTAAAAATTCTGGTCGATGATGATGCAACGGCACTTGATTCGCCTAGTAAGAGTAGTATTGGGACACAAGAGTGAGACCATGCATCCGCTCTCcgtaaaaaataaagtactCAAAGCATATGGTAGCTGACTAGAGCATTCTATGTAACATTTTGCAATTATTCCAAACAGATGAATAAGGGTACTTTTGGAAATACATAAAGATAATTGAATAGTGGGtgttattgaaataaatcaaGGGGGTCAAATACCATTACTCCgtatatttttacttaaacATGTGCCCTCAATAAATTCTTTACCATCAGGCCAAAGGCCTAACGGTGTCAATGAGTGTTTCTTATATTTTCACTTCTGCGTACTAACTCTTTGAAATAAGGGTGGAGCTTTTAAcacttctttaaaattcttccAACatccttttaaatttatttttcaaataccacagtttaatttataaaatataaatccatatattaaaatcaattatctTACCATAAAATTCCCCTCCAAAatgaatatttcttttaagttttatttataaaatactaaaatttcttaaaatttttaaattattttcttcttattattatataatttttatctccaTAATTCCAAACCCTTataaatttctcaaaaaaaaattaaaatataaattatgaaatggggtggatgaacaaaaattttaaaagaaaattttatttaagcgtttaattaaatttcccatcaaaataacaaatgaattaatttttctttgatttttaaagtaatttctaTTAACAAGGAGTTTTATGAGGAATTTTAATGGGTTTCAAAAGGCCTAATCTTGGAACAAATCTAGCCGAGTGCATTTGAATTGATTGTTTGggttaggggtgggcatgaGTTGGGTTGGATAGAGTTTGCGaaaacccaacccaacccattATTGAATGGGTTGAGATAAACTCAACCCAacccaattaaataaacatattcaACCCGGGTTGGGTTAGGTTAATTGGGTTGAAGatttaaagttaaattaatattaaaaattaaataaagaaaaagatagaaagttgaaataaaacttattgaaatcaaatataaaaatattattttatgaaaactCTATTCACTATCTagtatttaataaagaaaactaaaagaatATAGAATGAACAAAACAGAAAAGTGTCTTAATTGATTGAGAATTGAGATTTAAGACAATGATTTTAGTTTTGGAATTAGAGTCTAGAGCAATagatataaaaacaaaataatctcttttataaaagaataaaaaaaggaaaaaatatagattagtcgttttaatttttaggattttgcaattgaaaattatctttttcttcttattattattatttatatgggttgggttgggttacATGGGTTCATCATAATTGACCCAATCCAATCCAGTTGTTGATTGGATTcgaaaaaaattgacttaattAACCTATAATAATCCACTCAACTcgtcaaaattaaattgggtTGGATTAGGTAGGGTTGGATCAATTGGGTTGGATTGGGTTTGCCCACACCTAATTTGGGTGATGTCATATAGAGTATTGCTTTTCACACCCTTTAAAATCCTTATAAAACCTATAGTTCCATTGCTAGAGAAGGacaattatgaatttaactaaattaaaatatttttatacctGCTAATTATGAACTATCCTATCTTTAAATCCtaatttatgatataattaatttcttatataaactcaaacaattttgaagaaataattacctaatgataaatttttttaaaaaatgttaaaactctattttaatattttgtgtttttacGTAATTTCTTAAGAGTAAGtgttataaatataacaataggATTTCACAAGAATTTTATGGGGATGTTAGGAGCATGAAATCGCGATAAAATTAGAAAGCCCAAAATCAAAACAGAACacattgaagaagatgattCTGACAAAATGAGCCCAGCCAAGATAAACAGAATTCTTATCTTTCCCCACTAATGTACATATGATTGGCAGCCAAGGTTGCGGAACAATCTTTATATGCAGATtcgcaatttttttttaaattttttgttcttttgttcttgTAATTTCTTATGGGTTAGATGCCAATTAATTAAgtgataatttgatttttgtcaacttttctaatatatatatgcttcATATACTTGAATACGGCTTGCAAGGCCATTATTTTGTGGTTAACTGGTTATTGAATTGGATTTTTGTATGTTGTGAGTGATGTTGCCAGTTATACTATTGACCTGTTGCCAATGAAAGTGGATATATATCTCAGTAAATTTTCCCGAACGCTTACCAGGCTTTATTATTCATAGGCTCttctaataattcattttgttattatatattgTCTTGGCTGTTTGTTTTACTCTCAAGCCCTTAACGGACTCAGGTAACTAAAGTCcccaatgattttttttttcttaaattcttaatagcCTTTGTAAAACAATATTTGAGCccttaataaatgttaattaaacCGCCAATGATTTACTCTATTTTTGTAGAATAACAGTGATTGTTTGAGATacatttttatgtttgtgttgtgtTGTTAGTGCCAGTTTTGTGGTACTGGTGGTAGTGTGTGTCATTGTTGGGACACTGCACTAAATTCTTCTTTCAATTGGAAGGTACTTTTCACCTACAGTAGCTGAGATGGGTAGGTTGGTCTCATAAAATTCCTACAGTTCTTCATAAGACTTTAATTCGTAAAGTCTTTGATTTTCCTttcaattttggatttttatagTGTTTATAGTTGTGTTTTGTGGATAAGCATTGCCCTAACTTAGGTTTGAGTTTTACGCATTGTCCTAATTTATAATACCTAAGCCAGATATAGCTTTGTATATTCATCTAAATGGAGAAGTATTGTTGGTCATTTATGCAACCTAAAATACATTTAGTTGTGCAGTAAATGCTTTTGGCTAATTGTTTGTTACAaatcattctttattttgtacttaaaaataaggagaaagattaaaaataagaagaacGACTTGTTTAGGCTGTCCACGTTAGTTGGGTCTCAAAGACAGTCGAAATAAgatccattattttttaatttaaataagttgGTAATGAAGtagtatatattattttttaatttaaataagtgTATTTCACCTTAGACCCACCAGACCTGCCAAAATGATAGATTCTTATTATTGGAGTGCACTATCTTATTATATAAGGTGGTATGCCGCGCCCACATAAATTTTCTCATAAACATGAAAACTTCTTAGATGTATGGAAAGAATGTCAAGGTGGTGCATTCAAAATAAGATCCTGTCATTTAGACAACCTAGGTGGATAAACCCaccaattttaaataatatatttttttaaaagaaattaaaaaaaaaagtcgtGAGTCAGTCATGAGGGTACTTACCTGCCAACCGTCGTGGTAGTTTGGGATTTATTTAAGGGAAAAAGATTGATACTAAGGATGACAAAATTCTCCATGGGTTTGTACTTTGGAGTTTCATGGGACCCCACTTTAGATAaggtgaattttaaataattttttgagaatGAGACgagaaatgagagaaaaataactCCCAAATTCTTAATGGGGTGGGGTTTGGTTTTACAcaccccaccccaccccatcccaatccccattatatataaatatgttttaatttttatttaatgatttttgttttatcaattatCTAACAAAAGAATGCAAGAAATTTAACTAGCAAACACAAAGTGAATAAactgattttattaatcaatgaAGAGTACAGAAGATAAAAACTGAAGTGTTGCTACTGTATGTCAACTTACAGTGCacactttaatttatatacGAAACTCTCTCAACTAACATGACTAAAAAAGAGCCAATTCTACTCTTAAAATTACTCAATAAGCAAAGACCATAACTAACTcctaaagaaaatcaagactAACAAACTTGTTGACTTATTcaagtaaaataaactaatagcAGTAAGAGActtaaaataacaacaataataataaattgttgcACTAACTTATAACACTCCCCCTTAGTGCAAACTTACTGTTGACAACACCAAGAGCTTCTCGAAACACttcaaatttggctttgaCAAGTGCTTTGGTGAAGATATCAGCCACTTGATCTTCAGTTCGTATCTTCGATGGCTCAATATCC from Citrus sinensis cultivar Valencia sweet orange chromosome 9, DVS_A1.0, whole genome shotgun sequence carries:
- the LOC102629653 gene encoding uncharacterized protein LOC102629653 — encoded protein: MDSIISIEFEEAPSLGSKAANQSQTDPKLLKAAADGNAEPFKDMAREVIESLLTLQTRNTILHINIMCQDAENASTKFVEEILEICPALLIQVNAKGDTPLHVAAKFGHSDIVRVLIDRAKLAQDGDEAARQMIRMVNNKKNTALHDAMFPGNMEVVKILTREDPDYPYSANDYGKTPLYMAAESESSDMVLTLLENCTSLSHEGPNGKTALHAAVMYFDFKGDHHAMRQLFGRKKSLLKVTDQYGWTPIHYAAYHGKYWINDLLEIDQTATNIADKDRKMTALHLAAGRGHARTVETILSLAPECFELVDNRRWNFLHYAVASFQLQDLKPLLRNPFARILINEGDAKGNTPLHVFAAVRPSEFNRYMSRTTHANYQAVNDQNVSVGHIMKYGYPELREEIRELSTDVGRGQYPHGAISRVAKICL